The sequence below is a genomic window from Aureispira sp. CCB-E.
AAGGTAACCAGTGCTACAGCCCTAGAACTGTTTGGTGTTCAATGATTGTTCTAACACTCATATACTTCTCTGAAAAATAAACGGAATAATATTAATGTTGAATGGTATCCAATAGTACCATTCAACATTAAGTATTTCTCAATTTTTGAATCCTTAAATCCTAACGACGGCGACCTCCCGAATACTCCATGGCTTCTCCTTTGCCAAATCCATAGCTAAATCCAAGCGTTATAAAACGTCCACGTTGTCCAAAACTATAGATATAAAAATCCTCTTGTTCTATTTCTGTTTCTCGAACACGAGTCGCAAAAAGATCTCGCACGCTCAAACTTATAACAGCTTTTCCTTTCAACAACTTTTTGCGAACGCCTAGATTCAAAGCAAAACTCTGCCCTACTGTACTTTGTACGGTTTTATATTTAGAACGGTAATCTCCCATCAGTTCAAAATCAATATCATAAGGCAATTGAAATTTCGTTGTTAATTTCGTTGACCACTGGTCTGCCTTAAAATCAAACTCTGCGGTACCAAAGGTTCCTTGACGGCTAAAATAGTTATAATTAAAATCACCATTAATCGTTAACCATTTCAATGGTGTATACTTCGCATTAAACTCTACTCCTGTCGCATTTCGTTGACCAATATTCATTGGCATAAATGTATTAACATTGTTCTCAAAAGTAGATACTCGTTCAATGACAGCTGTTGTATAACGATGGTAGACACTCAAATTCAAAGAGAGTTTATCTAGAATATAAATTCCTGTCAGTTCATACGAGTCTGTAAATTCTGGTAATAAATCAGGATTTCCAGAACGTATCGTAAAGTTATTTCGAATATTAAAGAAAGGGTTCAAATCCCATAACCTAGGTCTGAATATTCGGCGAGAATACCCCGCCTGCATAGAGAAACGTTCGTTAATTTTGTAAGAGGCATGGGCACTAGGAAACAGGTTGGTGTAATTTTGATTGTTCGCCTCGTTCGTATTCACCAAAAAGGTTCGTAGGTCGGTATTTTCTACTCTCAAACCTATTTTAACGCCCCATTTTTTATCTTCATAAGAGCCCGTTCCATAAAATGCCAATACTTTTTGATCGTATTCAAATACATTCGTTAGTCCTTGGTTCAGTACCCAGTTGTCATTAATCAGATCAGAAACAGCATAGTCATTGCTAATATCCATGATAACATATTGACTTCCCAACTCCATCTTAACTTTCTTACCAAAAGGCTTTACATAATCTGCCTGAAACGTATATCGTGCCTCTTTAAAAGCTGTATTGGTTTGTTGATAGCTATTCTCTAAATTTCCTGATGTGGTAATATTTTCAAACTCTGAATTTTGCGCTTTACTAAAGAAATTACCCAAAGCACTAATTTGTAGGGTATGTTCCTTGTTGTCTTTAAACTCCCCTTTATAAATCAATTCATATTGCCCTTTGGGATTGGTTGCCCCTGTTGTTTCTTTTCGATACCACTCTGCTACTGTAAAGTCATTGTTGTCTATCTCTTTAAAATTTGTTTGAGAGGGTTGGCTTTCTATTTCGTAAGCAAAGTTTCCTGATAAGGTTAGCACATTACGATCATTAATATGATAATCTGCTCCTAACAAAACATTAAAAAAAGTTTCGTTCCTATATTCCACTCCATCGCTCAAAATACTTGTTCCAGTAACTAAGTTTCGATTGATATTCTCATTATTTCTTGGCAAGGAACGATACCCTGCTCCTATTTGACTAAATAAATTAAATTTCTCTGTTCGTTGATTTAAACTAAACCCGATGCTATGGTTATGAGGATACCCCGTGTTTAAAGAAATGGAGCCGTTTACCCCCTTTCGCTCTTCTTTTTTTAGAACAATATTGATAATGCCAGCCGTTCCTTCAGCATCGTACTTAGCCGATGGATTGGTCACAACCTCTATTTTTTCAACCATATCAGCAGTGATTGTCCCCAAAGCATTGCTCTCATCGCTTGCCAAAATAGATGGTTTACCATTAATCAATATTTGTACCCCACTCGTTCCTCTCAAACTAACTTGCCCCTCAATATTCACATCGACAGAAGGCACATTATTTAATAACTCCAAGGCGCTTGCTCCCGTACTACTCAAATCCTTGCCAACATTAAATACTTTTTTATCCAACTTGAACTCCATTTGAGATTTTTCTGCACGCACAACCACATCTTCCAACACCTCTCCATCTTCTGAGAGTTCGATTGTTCCAACATCTATTTGATTTCCTTCTAGAGATAGGTTGCTTATTTTTTGCGTTTTGAATCCTATAAAGCTAATTTCGATGTAAAAATTATTAGAGTCTACTTCTAATTCAAAACTCCCATCTTCTTTTGTTGTTGTTCCTGTTATGAGTTGTTTCGTTTGCTGGTTTGCCACCATAATCGTCGCAAACTCGACGGGCTGTTGGCCACTTTTTTCGATGACTTTGCCAAATACTTTTAATGGCTTGGATTTTTGAGCCCATGCATTCTGCTCAAAAGCAAAAAACAGCACCATACAAAGTGTGAAACTAATGATCGTTTTCATTGTAACGAATTGTTTTAGATAAATTTATAGTGTTTAAAAGAGCAACTACCTAATCCATAATCTTGTCATTTACTTTATCGATATCTTTGGTTTTTAGTGCTGCTTTACAAAGAACGAAGGATAATTCTAAAAAAGAAAATGAATTCTTTGAACAGCATTTTTAATTGGACAAACAACATTCTTAACTCATATTAGGGTAACACCCTCCGTTGAACCACAAAAAACTGTCGTTTACCTGATTTATGTTGAAATCACGCAAAAAAAAGTTGTTATTTGACATTGGTAATTCGATTATGCCAGATCATAAAATCGTTGCTTAGTCCTAAAACAAAATCATAAAAACTAAAAAGTTAGTACACTACTAATGAAAGCGTATTTAGAAAAAATAGCCCCTTTTTTCAAAGAATTTATTTTCCAAACCATCCTAACTTTTTTGGTATTTATCTTCTATGCTATTGATCGAAAAAACCCTCAAATAGAAGCCTACGAAATTGCCTTTTTTTTGAGTTTGGCAACTTCTGCATTTCTAATTAACTACATCTTACTTCCCTGTTTTTTTTATGCAAAGAAGTATTTTCATTTTGTTGTAGGTTTAGGAGTTGTCATTTTAGCCGCTGTATTGATGGAAGAACTCGTATTGGAGAAAATTTATTTTCCAGATACAAGAGGGCACCGATTTTCTAGTATTTTCTATACCTCAATCGGAATTTTGCCTGTTGTAACGATTCTAGTAGGGTTTAAATTTTGTTGGGATTTGATCGAACAGCAGCAACAACTAGAGCACCTAAAGGCGATTGTACAAGAAAGCGAATTGCAATATTTAAATTCTCAAATCAACCCTCATTTCTTATTTAACAACCTCAATAATTTATATGCTCACGCCATTGAAGAATCGCCTCAAACCCCTGAAATAATTTTAGATTTATCCGCTACACTGCGTTATATGCTGTACGACTGCAAGGCTACCTCAGTCCCATTAAAAAAAGAAATCGAACATCTAGAAAACTTTATTCGCATCAGCAAATTGCAAATTGAAGATAGAGGTCATGTTCAATTCCACTACCCTGACTTAGCGCAATATTATGAGATTGCACCTTTAATCTTGATTGTTTTTGTTGAAAATGCCTTTAAACATAGTACTGCTAGTCAAGTGGCACAAATTACAATTAATGTTCAATTAGAAATCACTGCATCTGGATACTTAGAATTCACATGCACCAATTCTTTTGACAAACAATCCAATACAAAAAATTTATCGCATGGAATTGGTTTAGCTAACGTCAGAAAAAGACTACAATTACTCTATCCACAAAGCCATCAATTGGACATTCAAGAAAATGGGCAAATGTATCAAGTCTTTTTGTCCTTGCAATTGAAAAGCAAGCGCCCAGTACCCTAAGTTTTGTACAACTGATTAAGGAATGTTTCTTTGTAAGCTCTACCAATAGGAACTTTAGCTCCTCCTATCAGGTAAGCACGATTGCCAGATATTTTCTCAATATGCGCGGTATTAACGACAAAAGACTTTTGTATCCGTACAAATTGCTGGTTGTCCAAACATTCTTCCCAATAACGCAACGGTTCTGAAGATAGGTATTTTTTCTGCGCCAAAAATAGCTCTGTATAATCTCCGTCAGATTTTATATATAAAATATCATTCACCTGAATCTTGATGTGATCGTATCCCGATTTTATAAATAAGGCATCTGGGAAAGTAGTTCTTTTTTCTGAATTAGAGAGGGGGATGCTCTGAGGAATCTTGGCAATTGCCTTAACAAAACGTTGAAAAGAAAATGGCTTTAATAAATAATCTACAACACTCCATTCATAGCTTTCTAGCGCATAATCGGGAAATGCTGTCGTCAATATAATATGTGGCGGATTCGTGATTGTTTCTAAAAAATCAAGACCTGATATTTTAGGCAAGTGAATATCTAAAAAGATGACATCAACAGAGTTGGTTTGAAGAAAATTGATGGCTTCAATTCCATTCGAAAAGGTAGCGTCTAGTGTTAAAGCACCTACTTCACTGATGTACTTTTTCAAAATTCGCTGAGCAGGTGGTTGATCTTCTATTATAATACAATTCATTGTTCTATTGATAAGGAAAGTAAAAACAGAAAACAAAGTTTATTCTCCTATTGTTCCAATTTCATAGCCTCATTGGCTCTAAAAAAGCTATATATCATTAATTATCAAAATAATCTTCTACAAATTAAATTATTCTTATAATGAAAGTACTTAATTTCCTCTTAATTGATTTGCCCCCTAGAAGCAAGGATGCAGGCTTACTTTTTTTACGTCTTATTATTGGTGGCGGAATGCTCTTTGGGCATGGAATTGGCAAGATGAAAATGCTCTTTGGAGGTGGAGCAATCTCTTTTCCTGATCCATTAGGAATGGGCGTTGAAATCTCTTTATTTTTAGCTGTTTTTGCGGAAGTACTCTGTTCTATTCTTATAATGCTAGGTTTATTTACTCGAGCAGCCCTAGTTCCGTTAATTTTTACAATGTTTGTTGCTTTATTTCTGGTTCATTTGTCAGACCCATTTCCCAAGCAAGAAAAAGCCATTCTGTATGGAGCGACTTATATTGCTTTATTTCTGCTTGGACCTGGACGCTATGCCTTAGACGAGCAACTAAAAAAGCGAATTGGAAAAAGATAATTCTTTTTGCAATTCGCTCAATCAGTTCTTAAGTTCAATGCTTATTTAAAAGCCCCTACTCTATAAGGGGCTGCCCTTATTCTCTTAATCGAGGATCAAGTGCTTCTGTTAAACCTTCTCCTATTAAATTGAAAATGGTTACCGTTATAAAAATGGCAAACCCTGGAAAAATTGCCAACCACCAAGCAGAGAATTTATCTCTTGATAGTTGTAATAATGATCCCCAAGTAACTTGATCGTCTGGGATTCCTACTCCAATAAACGATAGAAAGGCTTCTGTTAGAATAGCCGTGGCTACTCCAAAAGCAATGGCAATCAAAACAGGTGCTAAAGCATTTGGCAAAGCATGGCGCCATATAATTCTAAACTCACTATATCCAAAAGCTTGAGCAGCTTCAATATATTCCAAACGTCGAATTCGAAGCAATTCTGCTCGAATAAATTTTGCGATACCTGTCCAACTTACAGTTCCAATAATAACCATAACAAATAGCACAGAAGGTTTTTCTATAATAGCAACGATGGCTAAAATTAAAATCAACAATGGAATCGAGTTTACTATTTCTATAAAACGCATCACAATAATATCTAAAGCAACCGTAACCTTTTTACCCAAGAAAGGAATTCGTTTCAGTGGTATTGCTAACAAATTCGCCAAAGATAACAAACCGATAAACCACGCAAATATAACGCCTAAGCCGCTTAATAAGCGCCCTTCTCCAATCAAATCAGCGATGACATAACCATTTGTAATAAATGCATAAAAAACAGCTAATATAAAACCAATTATATTCAAGGCAATTCTAATCCTAGAAACCTTCAAACGCTCATCACCAAAATACCCCGAAATAGCGCCAAAAAACAATCCAATCAATGTTGCTATAGACATCGCAACCAAACCAACCAACATAGCAGTTCTAGTTCCATGAATCATTCCTGCTGCTACATCTTGTCCAATTCGTTCTGTTCCCAAATAGTGCCAACCTCGGTTTGTCCCCTCCTCAAAATTTTGCTCTCCAAATGGGCTTTTGAATTTATTATTTTGAGCATCTCTGGTTGTTGCAGAGTAAGTAATTGGAGGAAAGATAGCGTAGTCATAGTCCTGCTCTAACCATTTGGTCGAGATAAATTTTTCGTCCCATGTGGACAAACCTAAATCAACTAAGTATTGATGAAAAATAGGAAAGTGGGTCTCTCCATCTAGTTCACAATAAAATGGACGTTCGTTCGCTATAAAATCAGCAGAAATGGCTATAAACAATATCACATAAAAAACACGTAACGACCATACAGCCAACCTATTTTTGAAAAACTGTTTTCGAACAATTGCCCAATAGCTTCTATCTTCCGACTCTTCAATCGCCTTAGCTATTATATCCGTTCTTTTTTTATTTAGAAAAAACATACTTATTTATTTAAAAGATACACGTGGGTCCACAATAGCATATAAAATATCTGCAATCAAATTACCAATCATGGTCAGTATGGCGGCAAACATTACAATTGTAAACACAACAGGCCAATCTCTTGATGTAATAGACATCAATACTAGTTGTCCCATTCCTGGTATGGCATAAATCAACTCGATGGCAATAGACCCCGACAATGCTCTTGGAAAAACCGAACTAAACAACGTAATAATTGGGAATAAAGAATTTCTAAAAGCGTGTTTCCAAACTACTTTTCGTTCGCTCAATCCTTTGGCTCTTGCCGTACGAATATAATCTTGGCGAATAACTCCCAGCATAGAGCCTCTCATTTGACGTGATAAATAAGCAAACGAACCATACGTGATGCAGAAAATTGGCAGGGCAAGGTGGTGTGCTGCATCCCAAAATTTCATCCATGTAGTAGCATTAGGATCTTCTACCAAATCCAAATCTTGAGCCCCACTAGTCGGAAACCAATCTAATAACTCGCTGTATTCTGCGGTAGTAAAGAAAACTAATAAAATCGTCCCAATCCAAAAACTTGGCAAGGAATACAGAATGAACAACACCGCCGTATTAATGTTATCAATCACCTTTTTTCCTTTTAGTTTCCACAAAGCACTCTTAACCCCCAAAGGGATAGAAATCAAATAGGAAATTAAGATGGCAAAAAAGTTCATGATCAAAGTCCAATACAAAGCATCCTTCATTTTGAGTGACACCTGCTTTCGATCAATATAAGAAAGCCCAAAATCACCTCTTAAAAATCCTTTACTAGCATATCTAGTCAAATTGGCAGACAAACTATCTCGTTCAGAAGACAAGACATTCAAAGATGCCTTTAAAGCTTCCTGATCCTGTAAGTATTGTTCAATTTGTAGTTCATTGGTTGCAAACACTTGACGCAAACTATCTGGATTGGCATTCGTCGTCGCACTATCTAATTCTTGCTGAATCGTATAATTTCGACCTCTCAGCTTACTAATAGAGTTATTTAGACGTCTTTTTTGAGGCACTAAATCTGTAATTTCAGTAGACAATTCCTCTATTCTATAATGGCTAGAGCTATCTACTTTGCTAAACCAAGGATAATCGCCAAACATCCAAGTGTGATATTGAGAGTTGAGGCCATACCATCGAACCGCAGGAAGATACAATTGTAATCTAGTGGGATTGTTTTTTAGATAGTTATATTTATCAATCAAACTATTCCAATCTTCTCGAATAGATTCCATGCCGTTATTTGG
It includes:
- a CDS encoding ABC transporter permease encodes the protein MFFLNKKRTDIIAKAIEESEDRSYWAIVRKQFFKNRLAVWSLRVFYVILFIAISADFIANERPFYCELDGETHFPIFHQYLVDLGLSTWDEKFISTKWLEQDYDYAIFPPITYSATTRDAQNNKFKSPFGEQNFEEGTNRGWHYLGTERIGQDVAAGMIHGTRTAMLVGLVAMSIATLIGLFFGAISGYFGDERLKVSRIRIALNIIGFILAVFYAFITNGYVIADLIGEGRLLSGLGVIFAWFIGLLSLANLLAIPLKRIPFLGKKVTVALDIIVMRFIEIVNSIPLLILILAIVAIIEKPSVLFVMVIIGTVSWTGIAKFIRAELLRIRRLEYIEAAQAFGYSEFRIIWRHALPNALAPVLIAIAFGVATAILTEAFLSFIGVGIPDDQVTWGSLLQLSRDKFSAWWLAIFPGFAIFITVTIFNLIGEGLTEALDPRLRE
- a CDS encoding ABC transporter permease subunit is translated as MFQYIIKRILIFIPTFFVISLLIFGLSKMAPGDPVLVVMGGNDSNGVGQRSDLVNGEKAYAQVAASLGLDKPAFYFLFTSAAYPTDLYTINKRNHRETISRLIDEYGNSAAVMDYYETLKAIHYKSADVEDARYSTQRTARNCINDLFNEYEDGAIQFKLNLLKDSLATPNNGMESIREDWNSLIDKYNYLKNNPTRLQLYLPAVRWYGLNSQYHTWMFGDYPWFSKVDSSSHYRIEELSTEITDLVPQKRRLNNSISKLRGRNYTIQQELDSATTNANPDSLRQVFATNELQIEQYLQDQEALKASLNVLSSERDSLSANLTRYASKGFLRGDFGLSYIDRKQVSLKMKDALYWTLIMNFFAILISYLISIPLGVKSALWKLKGKKVIDNINTAVLFILYSLPSFWIGTILLVFFTTAEYSELLDWFPTSGAQDLDLVEDPNATTWMKFWDAAHHLALPIFCITYGSFAYLSRQMRGSMLGVIRQDYIRTARAKGLSERKVVWKHAFRNSLFPIITLFSSVFPRALSGSIAIELIYAIPGMGQLVLMSITSRDWPVVFTIVMFAAILTMIGNLIADILYAIVDPRVSFK
- a CDS encoding histidine kinase is translated as MKAYLEKIAPFFKEFIFQTILTFLVFIFYAIDRKNPQIEAYEIAFFLSLATSAFLINYILLPCFFYAKKYFHFVVGLGVVILAAVLMEELVLEKIYFPDTRGHRFSSIFYTSIGILPVVTILVGFKFCWDLIEQQQQLEHLKAIVQESELQYLNSQINPHFLFNNLNNLYAHAIEESPQTPEIILDLSATLRYMLYDCKATSVPLKKEIEHLENFIRISKLQIEDRGHVQFHYPDLAQYYEIAPLILIVFVENAFKHSTASQVAQITINVQLEITASGYLEFTCTNSFDKQSNTKNLSHGIGLANVRKRLQLLYPQSHQLDIQENGQMYQVFLSLQLKSKRPVP
- a CDS encoding LytTR family DNA-binding domain-containing protein, with protein sequence MNCIIIEDQPPAQRILKKYISEVGALTLDATFSNGIEAINFLQTNSVDVIFLDIHLPKISGLDFLETITNPPHIILTTAFPDYALESYEWSVVDYLLKPFSFQRFVKAIAKIPQSIPLSNSEKRTTFPDALFIKSGYDHIKIQVNDILYIKSDGDYTELFLAQKKYLSSEPLRYWEECLDNQQFVRIQKSFVVNTAHIEKISGNRAYLIGGAKVPIGRAYKETFLNQLYKT
- a CDS encoding outer membrane beta-barrel family protein — protein: MKTIISFTLCMVLFFAFEQNAWAQKSKPLKVFGKVIEKSGQQPVEFATIMVANQQTKQLITGTTTKEDGSFELEVDSNNFYIEISFIGFKTQKISNLSLEGNQIDVGTIELSEDGEVLEDVVVRAEKSQMEFKLDKKVFNVGKDLSSTGASALELLNNVPSVDVNIEGQVSLRGTSGVQILINGKPSILASDESNALGTITADMVEKIEVVTNPSAKYDAEGTAGIINIVLKKEERKGVNGSISLNTGYPHNHSIGFSLNQRTEKFNLFSQIGAGYRSLPRNNENINRNLVTGTSILSDGVEYRNETFFNVLLGADYHINDRNVLTLSGNFAYEIESQPSQTNFKEIDNNDFTVAEWYRKETTGATNPKGQYELIYKGEFKDNKEHTLQISALGNFFSKAQNSEFENITTSGNLENSYQQTNTAFKEARYTFQADYVKPFGKKVKMELGSQYVIMDISNDYAVSDLINDNWVLNQGLTNVFEYDQKVLAFYGTGSYEDKKWGVKIGLRVENTDLRTFLVNTNEANNQNYTNLFPSAHASYKINERFSMQAGYSRRIFRPRLWDLNPFFNIRNNFTIRSGNPDLLPEFTDSYELTGIYILDKLSLNLSVYHRYTTAVIERVSTFENNVNTFMPMNIGQRNATGVEFNAKYTPLKWLTINGDFNYNYFSRQGTFGTAEFDFKADQWSTKLTTKFQLPYDIDFELMGDYRSKYKTVQSTVGQSFALNLGVRKKLLKGKAVISLSVRDLFATRVRETEIEQEDFYIYSFGQRGRFITLGFSYGFGKGEAMEYSGGRRR
- a CDS encoding DoxX family protein: MKVLNFLLIDLPPRSKDAGLLFLRLIIGGGMLFGHGIGKMKMLFGGGAISFPDPLGMGVEISLFLAVFAEVLCSILIMLGLFTRAALVPLIFTMFVALFLVHLSDPFPKQEKAILYGATYIALFLLGPGRYALDEQLKKRIGKR